A portion of the Bacteroides faecium genome contains these proteins:
- a CDS encoding hybrid sensor histidine kinase/response regulator transcription factor has product MKKWIFLLLLFPLTCVAQTYQYLGVEDGLSNRRVYCIQKDRTGYMWFLTHEGIDRYNGKDFKRYKLMDGDTEVNSLLNLNWLYIDRNGVLWEIGKKGKVFRYDQVHDRFELVYKLPIENFRDLPAPVSFAWLDQNNHIWLCNEETIFLYNTATSQVCPIKNEIKEEITDIEQIDESHYFIGTEMGIHYAELKNDTLELINCDKMENVKFQVSDLHFDRKIGKLFIGTFLRGIFVYDMSIKSVVQPENNLMDITINKIKPLNDKELLIATDGGGVHKMNAETYQLEPFIITDYNSNNGMNGNSINDIYVDDEERIWLANYPIGVTVQNNRYSSYKWIKHSIGNKQSLINDQVNAIIEDSDGDLWFATNNGISFFNSKTGQWRSVLSSFEKSQKNKSHIFLTLCEVAPGTIWAGGYSSGAYQIDKKSFTVSYFMPPLYTQTSMRPDKYIRDIRMDSQGYIWSGGFYNLKRIRLQTQDVRFYPGLNSITAIVEKDDKSMWIGSATGLYLLDKESGKWERIKLPVESTYIYSLYQAKNGSLYIGTSGSGLLIYDFNKKLFTHYYSENCALISNNIYTILSDEDKEILMGTESGLTSFYPQEKKFHNWTEDMGLMTTHFNALSGVLRRNNNFVFGSSDGAIEFHKDMKLPRSYSSKMIFSDFKLFYQTIYPGDKSSPLKESINDTKVLELEYNQNIFSLQVSSINYDYPSNVIYSWKLEGFYKEWSKPSSENTIRYTNLAPGTYTLKVRAISNEDKRVVLEERSLDIIIAQPFWLTFWAMLLYAGIIVLIAAILLRILILRKQRKVSDEKIHFFINTAHDIRTPLTLIKAPLEELREKEALSKEGISNMNTALRNVNALLRLTTNLINFERADVYSSELYISEHELNTFMNEIFNAFQQYANIKHINFTYESNFRYMNVWFDKEKMESIFKNIISNALKYTPENGNVQIFVSETSDSWSVEVRDTGIGIPASEQNKLFKLHFRGSNAINSKVTGSGIGLMLVWKLVRLHKGKINLSSVENQGSVIKITFPKDSKLYRKAHLAAPSKQRQEIKSLNDDAAPSPEIYETAQKKENAEHQRILIVEDNDELRNYLSQTLSGDYTIQVCSNGKEALTIIPEYKPELVISDIMMPEMRGDELCKVIKNNIETSHIPVILLTALNNEKDILSGLNTGADEYVVKPFNIGILKANISNLLANRALLRSKYASLDLEDEENDEDCINCSQDIDWKFIASVKKNVEDNIDNPALTVDVLCSLMGMSRTSFYNKLRALTDQAPGDYIRLIRLKRAIQLLKEDAHSITEIAEMTGFSDAKYFREVFKKHYNVSPSQYFKEKKAVNKEEGEKEE; this is encoded by the coding sequence ATGAAAAAGTGGATTTTTCTATTATTATTGTTTCCTTTAACCTGTGTCGCTCAGACGTATCAATATCTAGGAGTGGAAGATGGGTTGAGCAACAGGCGAGTTTATTGTATTCAAAAAGATAGAACCGGCTATATGTGGTTCCTCACGCACGAAGGTATTGATAGATACAACGGAAAAGATTTCAAGCGATATAAGTTAATGGATGGTGACACAGAAGTGAACTCTCTATTAAACCTCAACTGGCTGTACATCGACCGGAATGGAGTCCTGTGGGAAATCGGCAAGAAAGGCAAGGTGTTCCGGTATGACCAGGTGCATGACCGTTTCGAACTTGTCTACAAGTTACCGATAGAGAACTTTCGCGACCTGCCTGCTCCGGTCAGCTTTGCATGGCTGGACCAAAACAATCACATATGGCTATGCAATGAAGAAACCATCTTCCTTTATAACACGGCAACTTCCCAAGTATGTCCTATCAAGAATGAAATAAAAGAAGAAATCACTGACATTGAGCAGATAGATGAATCACATTACTTTATTGGCACGGAAATGGGGATACACTATGCCGAGCTGAAAAATGACACCCTGGAACTTATCAATTGCGACAAGATGGAGAATGTGAAGTTTCAGGTCAGCGATTTGCATTTCGACAGAAAGATAGGCAAGCTATTCATCGGGACCTTCCTGCGGGGTATCTTTGTCTACGACATGAGCATCAAGTCTGTCGTACAGCCGGAAAACAACTTGATGGATATCACTATCAACAAAATCAAGCCACTGAACGACAAAGAATTGCTGATAGCTACGGATGGCGGCGGCGTACACAAGATGAATGCCGAAACTTACCAGTTGGAGCCTTTTATCATCACAGACTACAACAGCAATAATGGCATGAACGGTAACAGTATCAATGACATTTATGTGGATGATGAAGAACGGATTTGGCTGGCAAATTACCCCATCGGAGTAACTGTGCAGAACAACCGCTACTCCAGCTATAAGTGGATAAAGCACTCCATAGGCAACAAGCAGTCCTTAATCAACGACCAAGTGAATGCAATCATTGAAGACAGCGACGGAGATTTATGGTTTGCCACGAACAATGGCATCAGTTTCTTCAATTCAAAGACCGGACAGTGGCGTTCGGTACTCAGTTCATTCGAGAAGTCGCAAAAAAACAAGAGCCATATATTCCTCACTCTTTGCGAGGTGGCTCCCGGAACGATTTGGGCAGGCGGTTATTCTTCCGGCGCTTACCAGATAGACAAAAAGTCATTCACAGTCAGCTATTTCATGCCGCCGTTATATACTCAAACCAGCATGCGCCCGGACAAGTATATACGGGATATCCGCATGGATTCACAAGGATACATATGGTCCGGTGGATTTTACAACCTCAAACGTATCCGCCTGCAAACACAGGACGTACGGTTTTACCCCGGTTTGAATTCCATTACCGCCATTGTCGAGAAAGATGATAAAAGCATGTGGATAGGCAGTGCCACGGGGTTATACCTGCTGGACAAAGAATCCGGAAAATGGGAACGCATCAAGCTGCCGGTAGAATCAACCTATATCTACTCTCTGTATCAAGCAAAGAACGGTTCATTATATATAGGTACAAGTGGGTCGGGGCTCTTAATCTACGATTTTAATAAAAAGCTGTTCACTCATTACTATTCGGAGAACTGTGCTTTGATATCCAATAATATCTATACCATATTATCGGATGAGGATAAAGAAATACTGATGGGCACGGAAAGCGGATTAACGAGTTTCTATCCGCAAGAAAAGAAATTCCATAACTGGACGGAAGATATGGGATTGATGACTACACACTTCAATGCGCTGTCGGGCGTATTACGCAGAAACAATAACTTTGTCTTCGGCAGTTCCGACGGGGCAATCGAGTTTCATAAAGATATGAAGCTGCCCAGAAGCTATTCGTCCAAGATGATTTTCAGTGATTTCAAACTTTTCTATCAGACCATTTATCCGGGCGACAAGAGTTCGCCACTGAAAGAAAGCATCAACGATACCAAAGTATTGGAATTGGAATACAATCAGAATATTTTCTCCTTGCAGGTTTCTTCCATCAACTACGATTATCCTTCCAACGTTATTTATTCCTGGAAACTGGAAGGGTTCTACAAAGAATGGAGTAAGCCCAGCAGCGAAAATACAATCCGCTACACTAATCTTGCACCGGGCACATACACGCTGAAAGTGCGTGCAATCTCTAACGAAGACAAACGGGTCGTACTTGAAGAGAGAAGTCTGGATATTATCATTGCCCAGCCCTTCTGGCTGACATTCTGGGCGATGCTATTATATGCAGGCATAATTGTCCTCATTGCCGCCATTCTGCTGCGTATTCTTATTTTAAGAAAACAGCGTAAAGTCTCCGATGAGAAAATACACTTCTTTATCAATACCGCACATGACATCCGTACTCCATTGACGTTAATCAAAGCGCCTTTGGAAGAGCTTCGTGAAAAAGAAGCGTTAAGCAAAGAAGGCATTTCGAATATGAATACGGCTTTACGCAACGTGAATGCCCTGCTACGCCTCACGACCAATCTTATCAACTTTGAACGGGCGGACGTATATTCTTCCGAACTATACATTTCGGAACATGAACTCAACACGTTTATGAATGAAATATTCAACGCATTCCAGCAGTATGCCAATATCAAACACATCAACTTCACCTATGAAAGTAATTTCAGGTACATGAATGTGTGGTTTGACAAGGAGAAGATGGAGTCTATCTTCAAGAACATCATTTCAAATGCGTTGAAATATACACCGGAAAATGGGAACGTACAGATTTTCGTTTCGGAAACATCCGATTCATGGAGCGTGGAAGTGAGAGATACAGGTATCGGTATTCCGGCCAGTGAACAAAACAAGCTGTTCAAACTTCATTTCCGCGGCAGCAACGCTATCAATTCCAAAGTGACCGGCAGCGGTATCGGACTGATGCTCGTATGGAAATTAGTCCGGTTGCACAAAGGAAAGATTAATCTGTCGAGCGTGGAGAATCAGGGTTCAGTGATTAAAATCACTTTCCCAAAAGACAGCAAGCTTTATCGGAAAGCGCATTTGGCGGCTCCAAGCAAGCAACGCCAGGAAATCAAAAGCCTCAACGATGACGCGGCTCCATCACCTGAGATTTACGAAACTGCACAAAAGAAAGAAAATGCAGAACACCAGCGAATCCTAATCGTGGAAGATAATGACGAGTTGCGTAATTACTTGTCGCAGACATTATCCGGAGACTATACCATCCAGGTTTGTTCCAACGGAAAGGAAGCATTGACTATTATTCCCGAATACAAACCGGAATTGGTTATCTCCGACATTATGATGCCGGAAATGCGAGGGGACGAATTATGCAAGGTTATCAAGAACAATATCGAAACATCACATATCCCTGTTATCCTGTTGACAGCCCTCAACAACGAGAAAGATATTCTCTCGGGACTGAACACCGGCGCGGACGAGTATGTGGTGAAACCGTTCAACATCGGTATCTTAAAAGCAAATATCTCCAATCTGCTGGCTAACCGCGCGCTCCTGCGCAGCAAGTATGCGAGTCTGGACTTGGAAGACGAAGAGAACGATGAAGATTGTATTAACTGCTCACAGGATATTGACTGGAAATTTATCGCAAGCGTGAAGAAGAACGTGGAAGATAACATAGATAATCCGGCTCTCACAGTAGACGTGCTCTGCAGTCTGATGGGCATGAGCCGCACCAGTTTCTACAACAAACTAAGAGCACTGACCGACCAGGCACCGGGAGATTATATCCGGCTGATTCGCCTGAAACGTGCCATACAGTTGCTGAAAGAAGACGCACATAGCATAACAGAAATAGCGGAGATGACAGGGTTCAGTGATGCCAAATACTTCCGCGAAGTATTTAAGAAGCATTACAACGTAAGTCCCAGTCAATACTTCAAAGAGAAAAAAGCAGTAAATAAGGAAGAAGGAGAAAAAGAAGAATGA
- a CDS encoding chromate transporter codes for MNIYLEAFGIFFKIGAFTIGGGYAMVPLIENEIVTKRKWIAQEDFIDLLAISQSAPGILAVNISIFIGYKLRGIRGSIITALGTILPSFIIILAIALFFHSFKDNPIVERIFKGIRPAVVALIAAPTFTMGRSAKINRYNLWIPVVSALLIWLLGFSPIWIIIAAGVGGFLWGKLKKLRIES; via the coding sequence ATGAACATTTATCTCGAAGCATTTGGAATCTTTTTTAAAATAGGCGCCTTTACCATTGGCGGCGGGTATGCAATGGTGCCGCTAATCGAAAACGAAATTGTGACCAAGCGGAAATGGATAGCACAAGAAGACTTTATCGACTTGCTGGCTATCTCCCAATCTGCTCCCGGCATACTGGCTGTTAATATTTCCATCTTTATTGGATATAAGTTGCGCGGCATCCGGGGAAGCATCATCACGGCATTGGGAACAATTCTGCCGTCTTTCATTATTATATTGGCTATCGCTCTGTTCTTCCATAGCTTTAAGGATAATCCGATAGTGGAGCGTATCTTCAAAGGGATTCGCCCGGCAGTAGTGGCACTCATCGCTGCACCGACTTTTACAATGGGACGGTCGGCGAAAATCAACCGCTATAACTTGTGGATTCCTGTTGTTTCAGCACTGCTAATTTGGCTGCTGGGCTTCTCACCGATTTGGATTATCATTGCTGCGGGTGTAGGCGGGTTCTTATGGGGAAAATTAAAGAAGTTGAGAATTGAGAGTTGA
- a CDS encoding chromate transporter has protein sequence MIYLQLFYTFFKIGLFGFGGGYAMLSMIQGEVVTRYGWVSSQEFTDIVAISQMTPGPIGINAATYVGFTSTGSVWGSIIATFAVVLPSFILMLTISKFFLKYQKHPVVESIFSGLRPAVVGLLASAALVLMNVENFGSPTEDTYSFVISVIIFLIAFIGTRKYKANPILMIIACGIAGLLLY, from the coding sequence ATGATTTACCTACAGTTATTCTATACATTTTTCAAGATTGGGCTTTTCGGCTTCGGTGGCGGTTATGCCATGCTTTCCATGATTCAAGGCGAGGTGGTGACCCGCTATGGATGGGTAAGTTCGCAGGAGTTCACGGATATTGTCGCAATCAGCCAGATGACACCGGGACCGATAGGTATCAATGCGGCAACTTATGTAGGATTTACTTCGACAGGCAGTGTTTGGGGATCCATCATTGCTACTTTCGCAGTAGTTCTCCCCTCTTTTATCTTAATGCTGACTATCAGCAAATTCTTTCTGAAATATCAGAAACATCCGGTAGTAGAATCTATCTTCAGCGGGTTACGACCAGCAGTCGTAGGACTGCTGGCTTCTGCCGCACTGGTATTAATGAATGTAGAGAATTTCGGTTCGCCTACGGAAGATACTTATTCATTTGTTATCAGCGTCATTATATTCCTGATTGCTTTTATCGGAACGAGAAAATATAAAGCAAACCCGATTCTGATGATTATCGCCTGCGGCATTGCAGGATTGCTGCTCTATTAA
- a CDS encoding glycoside hydrolase family 10 protein: protein MVVGKVSEFIGSLYYLCVTLLRFKNIMKLKNYLLLLALLLAVGVRAQVPTGNKYPKREFRAAWIQAVNGQFRGIPTERLKQTLISQLNSLQGAGINAIIFQVRPEADALYASQHEPWSRFLTGTQGQIPSPMWDPMQFMIEECQKRNMEFHAWINPYRVKTSLKNQLAPEHIYHQHPEWFVTYGDQVYFDPALPESREYICKIVTDIVSRYDVDAIHMDDYFYPYPVKGLDFPDDASFARYGGGFTNKADWRRSNVNVLIKKLHETIRGIKPWVKFGISPFGIYRNQKSDPLGSNTNGLQNYDDLYADVLLWAREGWIDYNIPQIYWEIGHKAADYETLVKWWATHSENRPLFIGQSVPNTIQHADPQNPSINQLPRKMALQRAYQTIGGSCQWYASAVVENQGRYRDALVSEYHKYPALIPVFDFMDDKAPGKVRKMKKVWTEDGYVLFWTAPKAETEMDKAVQYVVYRFSGKEKVNLDDPSHIVDITRNSFYKLPYETGKTKHRYVVTALDRLHNESKSVSKKVKL from the coding sequence ATGGTAGTCGGCAAAGTTAGCGAATTTATCGGGAGTTTGTATTATCTTTGCGTCACATTATTACGATTTAAGAATATTATGAAGCTGAAAAACTATCTTTTACTTTTAGCTCTTCTTCTTGCGGTAGGAGTGAGGGCGCAGGTGCCAACCGGCAATAAATATCCCAAACGTGAATTTCGTGCAGCATGGATACAGGCTGTCAACGGGCAGTTCCGCGGTATTCCTACCGAACGGCTGAAACAGACGTTGATTAGCCAGTTGAACTCTCTTCAGGGAGCCGGCATTAATGCGATTATCTTCCAGGTACGTCCCGAAGCGGATGCACTGTACGCTTCACAACATGAACCCTGGAGTCGCTTCCTGACCGGTACGCAAGGGCAGATCCCTTCTCCTATGTGGGATCCGATGCAGTTTATGATTGAAGAGTGCCAAAAAAGAAATATGGAGTTTCATGCCTGGATTAATCCTTATCGTGTGAAGACTTCGTTGAAGAATCAGTTGGCTCCGGAACATATTTACCATCAGCATCCTGAATGGTTCGTTACTTATGGCGATCAGGTATATTTCGACCCGGCACTTCCTGAAAGCCGGGAATATATTTGTAAAATTGTGACTGATATCGTGTCCCGTTATGATGTGGATGCGATTCATATGGATGATTATTTCTATCCTTATCCTGTGAAAGGACTGGATTTCCCGGATGATGCGAGCTTTGCCCGTTATGGCGGTGGCTTTACGAATAAGGCGGACTGGCGTCGTAGTAATGTCAATGTGTTGATAAAGAAGCTTCACGAGACTATCCGTGGAATAAAGCCGTGGGTGAAGTTCGGTATCAGCCCGTTTGGTATTTATCGTAATCAGAAGAGCGATCCGTTGGGAAGTAATACGAATGGTTTGCAGAATTACGATGACTTGTATGCCGATGTCCTGCTTTGGGCACGTGAAGGATGGATTGACTATAATATTCCGCAGATATATTGGGAAATCGGTCATAAGGCAGCCGATTATGAGACATTGGTGAAATGGTGGGCTACCCACTCGGAAAACCGTCCGTTGTTTATCGGCCAGTCTGTGCCGAACACTATTCAGCATGCCGATCCGCAGAATCCTTCCATCAATCAGCTTCCACGGAAGATGGCCTTGCAGCGTGCTTATCAGACGATTGGCGGTAGTTGCCAATGGTATGCGTCGGCAGTTGTCGAAAATCAGGGAAGATACCGTGACGCTTTAGTTAGCGAATATCATAAATATCCCGCTTTGATTCCTGTTTTTGACTTTATGGATGACAAGGCTCCGGGCAAAGTGCGCAAGATGAAAAAGGTATGGACGGAAGATGGTTATGTGCTTTTCTGGACTGCCCCGAAGGCGGAAACGGAAATGGATAAAGCGGTTCAATATGTAGTTTACCGCTTTAGCGGAAAAGAAAAGGTGAATCTCGACGATCCTTCACATATTGTAGATATCACCCGCAATTCTTTTTACAAGCTCCCATACGAAACAGGAAAAACAAAACACCGCTATGTAGTAACGGCTTTGGACCGTCTTCATAATGAATCGAAGTCTGTAAGTAAGAAAGTGAAATTATAG